The Pedobacter mucosus genome window below encodes:
- a CDS encoding FAD-dependent monooxygenase gives MEFIKGKKVLVSGASMAGLSTALCLSKIGYRVTVVELAKAPRTNGAAVDIKDDAIADIRRMGVYDQLKLHRLQVNMVSFKNASDITENSILLNSEHLEEFDEIEIERDQFVKVMLDQLKNDVEFIFSDRIIDLTESEDGIIASFQQGKQETYHFVVGCDGLHSGVRNLWFGEENKYAQFLGAYFSFSIIDKLLIEEKTMQMFNVPGKAITLNAYNGKTDIIFCTLSEDEILYNYRDIAWQRKFISDGFSSEGWRTAELLNEVANAAHFYFDKFAQIKMPSWTKGRVVLVGDAGYCASPAAGMGASLSIRGATVLADALLKHKGNLKLAFEEYNQNLRPLINEVQEMAVLNLKDKFIPRTEEAIRQRNAQQLPF, from the coding sequence ATGGAATTCATCAAAGGAAAAAAAGTTTTAGTATCGGGAGCAAGTATGGCAGGACTTTCTACCGCTTTATGTTTAAGTAAGATTGGTTATAGAGTTACGGTTGTAGAGTTGGCCAAGGCTCCGCGAACCAATGGGGCGGCAGTAGATATTAAGGACGATGCCATTGCAGATATCAGGCGCATGGGGGTTTATGATCAATTAAAACTGCATCGATTACAGGTAAACATGGTGTCTTTTAAAAATGCAAGTGATATCACCGAAAATTCTATCCTTTTAAACAGCGAGCATCTTGAAGAGTTTGATGAGATTGAAATCGAACGAGATCAGTTTGTAAAGGTTATGCTGGATCAGTTGAAAAATGATGTTGAATTTATTTTCAGCGATCGAATTATTGATTTAACAGAATCTGAAGACGGTATTATCGCTAGCTTTCAACAAGGAAAGCAAGAGACTTATCATTTTGTTGTGGGTTGTGATGGCTTACATTCAGGTGTGCGGAATCTCTGGTTTGGTGAAGAAAACAAGTACGCTCAATTTCTCGGTGCCTATTTTTCATTTAGCATTATCGACAAGTTATTAATTGAAGAAAAAACCATGCAAATGTTTAATGTACCAGGAAAAGCAATCACTTTAAATGCTTATAATGGTAAAACGGACATCATCTTTTGTACGCTTTCAGAAGATGAAATTCTCTATAATTATCGAGATATTGCTTGGCAAAGAAAATTTATTTCAGACGGGTTTTCAAGTGAAGGTTGGCGCACTGCAGAACTGCTAAATGAGGTTGCCAATGCAGCGCATTTTTATTTTGATAAATTCGCTCAAATCAAAATGCCCAGTTGGACAAAAGGGCGAGTAGTCTTGGTTGGTGATGCAGGATATTGCGCATCTCCTGCTGCCGGAATGGGTGCTTCCCTTTCTATTCGAGGTGCCACAGTACTTGCCGATGCATTGTTGAAACATAAAGGCAATCTTAAATTAGCTTTTGAAGAATACAATCAGAACTTACGTCCGTTAATTAATGAAGTTCAAGAGATGGCAGTGTTGAATCTAAAGGATAAATTTATTCCTAGAACGGAGGAAGCGATACGGCAAAGGAATGCTCAACAACTGCCTTTTTAG
- a CDS encoding DUF427 domain-containing protein produces the protein MKAIWNNQTLAESNDTIIIENNHYFPASSIKENFFQPSNKHTSCPWKGEASYYTLVVDGKKNEDAAWYYPNPKDAAKEIKGYVAFWKGVKVG, from the coding sequence ATGAAAGCAATTTGGAATAATCAAACCCTGGCAGAAAGTAACGATACAATTATTATTGAAAATAATCACTATTTCCCTGCATCGTCTATAAAAGAAAATTTCTTTCAGCCTTCTAACAAACACACTTCCTGCCCTTGGAAAGGCGAAGCTTCTTACTACACTTTGGTGGTAGATGGTAAGAAGAATGAAGATGCTGCTTGGTACTATCCAAATCCAAAAGATGCTGCAAAAGAAATAAAAGGCTATGTTGCTTTTTGGAAAGGCGTAAAGGTTGGGTAA
- a CDS encoding helix-turn-helix domain-containing protein, whose protein sequence is MNAINSISQFHKLLSLSEPLHPLVSVINLDHAIFLEDEIWKGFINRFYCVALKREATGKIRYGQQHYDYDKGVLSFTAPNQVQYLNLNSMECGSGYLLIFHPDFLLQNGLANTIHQYGFFSYAVNEALHLSAEEEENLITILDKINKECASIDKHTQEIIISQIELLLNYSNRFYERQFITRKNNNHQLLAKFEHLLDEYFIKKHHDGLLTVQYIAAQMNLSPNYLSDLLRVHTGQNTQQHIHDKLIEKAKEKLSTTNLSVSEIAYALGFEHAQSFSTLFKKKTSISPLAFRQEFN, encoded by the coding sequence ATGAATGCCATCAACTCAATTTCACAGTTTCATAAACTTTTGTCTCTTTCTGAGCCATTGCATCCGCTAGTAAGCGTAATTAATCTAGATCATGCTATCTTTCTTGAAGATGAAATATGGAAAGGGTTTATTAATCGATTTTATTGTGTGGCCTTGAAAAGAGAAGCTACCGGAAAAATTAGGTATGGGCAACAACATTACGACTATGATAAAGGCGTATTAAGTTTTACAGCCCCGAATCAAGTACAATATCTGAATTTAAATAGCATGGAGTGTGGCTCAGGTTATTTACTCATCTTCCATCCAGATTTTTTATTGCAGAACGGCCTGGCCAATACCATTCACCAGTATGGTTTCTTTTCTTATGCTGTAAATGAAGCGCTTCATCTTTCCGCTGAAGAGGAAGAGAATTTGATTACTATTTTAGATAAAATCAACAAAGAATGTGCAAGTATTGATAAACACACGCAAGAAATTATTATATCGCAAATAGAACTACTGCTCAATTATTCCAATCGATTCTACGAGCGTCAGTTTATTACGAGAAAAAATAATAATCATCAATTGTTGGCAAAATTTGAACATTTATTAGATGAATACTTTATAAAAAAGCATCACGATGGATTATTGACTGTTCAATATATTGCAGCACAGATGAACCTTTCGCCTAATTATCTTAGCGATTTACTCCGGGTGCATACCGGCCAGAATACACAACAGCACATTCACGATAAACTTATTGAAAAGGCAAAAGAAAAGTTGTCTACAACCAATCTATCAGTAAGTGAAATTGCCTATGCTCTGGGTTTTGAGCATGCGCAGTCTTTCAGTACCTTATTTAAAAAGAAAACCAGCATATCTCCACTGGCTTTCAGGCAAGAATTTAACTAG
- a CDS encoding aldo/keto reductase, whose translation MEIKKIALGKQGLIVPNIGLGCMGMTGFEDAHMYGQADEAEAISTIHQSLEMGGNFLDTADLYGPLKNEQLIAKAIGSNRDKYIIATKFGWEIDDQNKVTWAINGKKEYVKKAVERSLKNLKTDYIDLYYMHRLDKNTPIEETVGAMSELVKEGKIGYIGLSEVSSETVQRAHAVHPVTAVQSEYSLFERTVEERGVLQTLKELEIGFVAYSPLGRGFLSGDIKSISDLPENDFRRAIPRFQEAHFNKNIELVEAIKALAIEKNVSASQLAIAWIISKGIIPIPGTKRRKYLAENMAAANLVLAEQDLAKLESIIPLGTDTGKAYDEFSMGLLD comes from the coding sequence ATGGAAATTAAAAAGATAGCGTTAGGAAAGCAAGGCTTAATAGTACCTAACATCGGTTTAGGATGTATGGGCATGACGGGTTTTGAAGATGCCCATATGTATGGACAGGCAGATGAAGCGGAAGCAATTTCTACTATTCATCAATCACTTGAAATGGGCGGCAATTTTTTAGACACTGCAGATTTATACGGTCCGTTAAAAAACGAACAGCTAATTGCTAAAGCAATAGGATCAAACCGTGATAAATACATTATTGCCACTAAGTTTGGCTGGGAAATCGATGACCAAAACAAAGTGACCTGGGCCATTAATGGAAAGAAAGAATACGTTAAAAAGGCAGTCGAGCGATCTTTAAAAAACCTTAAAACGGATTATATCGATTTGTATTATATGCATCGTTTAGATAAAAATACACCGATTGAGGAAACGGTTGGTGCGATGAGCGAGTTGGTTAAAGAAGGTAAAATTGGTTACATTGGTTTATCAGAAGTATCATCTGAAACCGTACAAAGGGCACATGCAGTGCATCCTGTTACTGCGGTACAAAGTGAGTATTCATTATTCGAACGCACCGTAGAAGAACGTGGAGTGTTGCAAACCTTAAAAGAATTAGAAATTGGTTTTGTAGCCTATTCGCCACTTGGCCGTGGATTCTTATCAGGAGATATAAAAAGCATTTCGGATTTGCCAGAAAATGATTTCCGCAGGGCAATACCAAGGTTTCAGGAAGCACATTTTAATAAAAACATCGAGCTGGTAGAAGCTATAAAAGCATTGGCTATTGAAAAAAATGTGAGTGCTTCCCAACTGGCTATCGCTTGGATTATTAGCAAAGGAATTATTCCTATTCCTGGAACAAAAAGAAGAAAATACCTGGCAGAAAATATGGCTGCAGCAAATTTAGTGTTAGCTGAACAAGATTTAGCCAAGCTGGAAAGTATTATCCCATTAGGCACAGATACTGGTAAGGCTTATGATGAATTCAGCATGGGTTTGCTCGACTAA
- a CDS encoding outer membrane lipoprotein-sorting protein: protein MKKSLLYFLLTFVSNVVFSQSTVKQALSVQQIFEQSEKSYAAIKTYLDSGKVITEYYNKELPSKSSIKFKTAYSKLNGFNFEYYVPNQSASLYIINKTGNVVKSWWGIRNKIESPASLSAAISAATGISSSTSNIIPGLLFPEEWKQKNIYKNIKAVISGSENINGHGCYVIEGKRFENEVIKLWISKTDFMIRKIYTDSKLDVKATRAKSDSLLNNSLNSLSKRIDLEKDSIKKASLVSQVNAIKKARSNVSRFNAGLIPPILNYRKTYHYYPYALKTVKSDFFTFHPNREVAL, encoded by the coding sequence ATGAAAAAATCCTTATTATACTTTCTCTTAACTTTTGTCTCGAATGTAGTTTTTTCTCAAAGTACTGTTAAACAAGCGCTTTCAGTACAACAGATTTTTGAACAATCAGAAAAAAGTTACGCTGCTATAAAAACGTATCTAGATTCAGGAAAAGTTATAACCGAATATTATAATAAGGAGTTACCAAGCAAATCATCGATCAAATTCAAAACCGCTTATTCCAAATTGAATGGTTTCAACTTTGAGTATTATGTCCCTAATCAATCAGCCTCGCTTTATATCATTAATAAAACTGGTAATGTGGTAAAGTCTTGGTGGGGAATTCGGAATAAAATTGAATCTCCGGCTTCATTATCTGCTGCAATTAGCGCAGCGACAGGCATCTCTTCCTCTACGTCAAATATAATCCCCGGACTTTTGTTTCCTGAAGAATGGAAGCAAAAAAATATTTATAAAAATATTAAAGCTGTTATCTCCGGAAGTGAAAACATAAACGGACATGGATGTTATGTAATTGAAGGGAAACGATTTGAAAATGAAGTGATTAAGCTATGGATTAGCAAGACTGATTTTATGATTAGGAAGATTTACACCGATTCGAAACTAGATGTAAAAGCGACCAGAGCAAAATCAGATTCTTTACTAAACAACAGTCTTAATTCCTTAAGTAAAAGGATTGATCTAGAGAAAGATTCGATCAAAAAAGCCAGTTTAGTTTCGCAAGTAAATGCTATAAAAAAAGCAAGAAGCAATGTGTCAAGATTTAACGCAGGGCTTATACCTCCTATTCTTAATTATAGAAAGACTTATCATTATTATCCATACGCACTGAAAACAGTAAAAAGCGACTTTTTTACTTTTCATCCTAACCGTGAAGTTGCGTTATAA
- a CDS encoding VOC family protein: MALINPYINFNGNAEEAFNFYKSVFGGEFASVIRFKDMSSPEFPIAESEAEKIMHISLPIGENNLMANDVPEIMGKVNENENRSKISISAKTREEADKLFSGLSAEGSVEMPIGDSPWGTYFGMFRDKFGIEWMVEYDQKNG, encoded by the coding sequence ATGGCACTTATTAATCCCTACATCAATTTTAATGGAAATGCTGAAGAAGCATTTAATTTTTACAAATCTGTATTTGGCGGCGAGTTTGCCTCGGTTATCCGATTCAAAGACATGTCGAGCCCAGAATTCCCTATTGCTGAAAGTGAAGCTGAGAAAATCATGCACATTTCTCTACCCATTGGCGAAAACAATTTAATGGCGAATGATGTGCCTGAGATTATGGGTAAGGTAAATGAGAATGAAAACAGATCCAAAATATCCATCAGTGCAAAAACTCGTGAAGAAGCTGATAAATTGTTTAGCGGACTTTCTGCAGAAGGAAGTGTTGAAATGCCAATAGGCGATAGTCCGTGGGGCACTTACTTTGGTATGTTTCGGGATAAGTTCGGTATTGAGTGGATGGTGGAATACGACCAAAAGAATGGCTAA
- a CDS encoding DoxX family protein: MKKDKVIFWIATTIIVLMEGVMPALTSQTELAKEGIRHLGYPEYFGNALVVFKVLGVIALIVPQVPKRVKEWAYAGFGFDFIFAAISHGAVDGIGAQTFFPLVVLAILIVSYIYYHKLNTTNH, encoded by the coding sequence ATGAAAAAAGATAAAGTGATATTCTGGATAGCGACTACAATCATCGTTTTAATGGAAGGTGTGATGCCTGCACTAACGTCACAAACAGAACTGGCAAAAGAAGGAATCAGGCATTTAGGCTATCCTGAATATTTTGGAAATGCATTGGTCGTTTTCAAGGTATTGGGCGTAATAGCCTTAATTGTGCCCCAAGTTCCAAAAAGGGTAAAAGAATGGGCTTATGCAGGGTTCGGTTTTGATTTCATCTTTGCAGCAATAAGCCATGGCGCCGTTGATGGCATCGGTGCACAAACATTTTTTCCATTGGTGGTATTGGCAATTTTAATCGTTTCTTATATTTACTATCACAAGCTAAATACAACAAACCATTAG
- a CDS encoding VOC family protein yields MQLYPYLTFNGNCRKAMAFYKKCLGGELIMQTVGESPMANKLPMEMKAYILHCTLVTKGFIIMGSDMTPETNLIKGNNNALMLKCDSEKEIISFFKSLSAGGQVSSPLETTFWGTLFGEFTDRFGNHWILSFAKNSNHIKNIKHEKR; encoded by the coding sequence ATGCAATTATATCCATACCTAACTTTTAACGGTAACTGCCGCAAGGCGATGGCATTCTATAAAAAATGCCTGGGTGGTGAATTGATTATGCAGACCGTTGGCGAGTCGCCAATGGCAAACAAGTTGCCTATGGAAATGAAAGCGTACATTTTACATTGCACCCTGGTAACCAAAGGTTTTATTATAATGGGATCTGATATGACCCCCGAAACAAATCTTATAAAAGGGAACAACAATGCCCTAATGCTTAAATGCGATAGCGAAAAAGAAATCATCAGTTTTTTCAAAAGCCTTTCTGCAGGTGGCCAAGTAAGTTCTCCGCTCGAAACAACCTTTTGGGGTACATTATTTGGTGAATTTACAGATAGGTTTGGAAACCACTGGATATTAAGTTTTGCAAAAAACAGCAATCATATTAAAAATATAAAACATGAAAAAAGATAA
- a CDS encoding SRPBCC domain-containing protein — protein MKQSTITVSTTVNSEAKKVWEYYTKPTHIVNWNFADPSWHCPSAENDMKLGGTYKARMEAKDGSFGFDFEAVYSEISAGKSFTYEFGGRKATVLFNDLGNQTEVVVTFDAEQENSIELQKNGWQAILENFNTYTAHN, from the coding sequence ATGAAACAATCAACCATCACCGTAAGCACAACAGTTAACAGCGAGGCAAAAAAAGTTTGGGAGTATTATACTAAACCCACACACATTGTAAATTGGAATTTCGCTGATCCAAGCTGGCACTGCCCATCTGCGGAAAACGACATGAAATTAGGAGGCACCTATAAGGCAAGAATGGAGGCCAAGGATGGTTCTTTTGGTTTCGACTTTGAAGCGGTGTACTCAGAAATTTCTGCCGGTAAAAGTTTTACGTATGAATTTGGAGGAAGAAAAGCTACCGTGTTATTTAATGATTTAGGTAACCAAACAGAAGTTGTGGTAACCTTTGACGCTGAGCAGGAAAATTCAATCGAACTACAGAAAAATGGATGGCAAGCCATCCTTGAGAATTTTAATACTTATACAGCGCACAACTAA